In Danaus plexippus chromosome 19, MEX_DaPlex, whole genome shotgun sequence, the following are encoded in one genomic region:
- the LOC116768124 gene encoding zinc finger protein basonuclin-2, whose translation MEGKEFGAKLPAGLDYFMMPRVTQTAPQFDFRKLGASFSGRDDEKHDEPEYPQERREPPPAPWPLGLGVQFVNPATGKKRVQCNVCLKTFCDKGALKIHFSAVHLREMHKCTVEGCTMMFSSRRSRNRHSANPNPKLHSPHVRRKISAHDGRSSQPFPLLPALARLPLPPPALLPPELASRLPHPLAPPPGHTHLPPRVPLDDLRNFSEIEKMYRKIPSPENYTRHPLDLARSSASREETSNNYVDNNEDGSEDENCQKPKIENECPKEETSCYNDEPEDLSVNKKKNIETAPVVLTDSSGRTEPATSDDKSSLVPNKRKRKSGNPTRCSQSNEYSASDEEYNSDLFRNLSTTSHVEEEPLSLKKQKPEKWEPFQNSEEPVVNAESLKVKAESESDDESSAPSVVREGLRLRSDLYTPSDSGSDLHTIEERLARVRSPSASSDRTDDRNDVNDLEIPIDEENPDRCTACGKIFQNHFTLRMHYRNDHLKLLHPCDVSGCDAAFPSRRSRDRHSLNVDLHRRLLSTGSPQNPDQRPAFEVNAELLNKLYADIKGLASTLETLRYGEESSQVPSYVSETMKFYSRNLTALQAGLFPQLDRGFFPSPFLMNGAPQPGGLYAPGAQSTRESLSPLSASSPPVISPGRLDAAHARPRDDAKLLFRETSESFKKMTSLCERQEQLYQHHVPVS comes from the coding sequence ATGGAAGGCAAAGAGTTTGGTGCGAAGCTTCCCGCCGGGCTGGATTACTTCATGATGCCGCGCGTAACGCAGACGGCGCCGCAGTTCGATTTTAGAAAATTAGGCGCCAGTTTCAGTGGCCGCGATGATGAGAAACACGACGAGCCCGAGTATCCTCAGGAGCGTCGCGAGCCGCCTCCCGCGCCCTGGCCGCTGGGACTCGGGGTGCAATTCGTCAACCCCGCGACTGGCAAGAAAAGAGTGCAGTGCAACGTTTGCCTTAAGACTTTTTGCGATAAAGGCGCCCTTAAGATTCACTTCTCGGCGGTTCACCTCAGGGAAATGCATAAGTGTACAGTGGAGGGGTGTACCATGATGTTCAGTTCGCGTCGTTCTCGTAACCGCCACAGTGCTAACCCTAATCCTAAATTGCATTCGCCGCATGTGAGACGTAAGATATCGGCGCATGACGGTAGATCGTCGCAGCCGTTCCCGCTCCTGCCGGCTCTGGCGCGTCTCCCGCTACCACCGCCAGCGCTTCTCCCGCCAGAGCTGGCGTCACGTCTTCCACACCCACTGGCCCCGCCGCCTGGACACACACACCTGCCCCCGCGAGTGCCTCTCGATGATCTCCGTAACTTCagtgaaatagaaaaaatgtatagaaaaatacCATCGCCAGAAAATTACACACGTCACCCGTTAGACCTCGCTCGATCGTCGGCTTCGCGCGAGGAGACCTCGAATAATTACGTCGATAATAACGAGGACGGCTCGGAAGATGAGAACTGTCAAAAGCCTAAAATTGAAAACGAGTGCCCTAAAGAGGAAACGTCTTGTTACAATGACGAACCCGAAGATCtgagtgtaaataaaaagaaaaatatagagaCTGCACCTGTCGTGCTCACAGACTCTAGTGGTCGTACAGAGCCAGCCACTTCGGATGACAAGTCGTCGCTGGTGCCTAACAAGCGGAAAAGAAAGAGCGGCAATCCAACGAGATGCTCACAGAGTAACGAGTATAGTGCTTCCGACGAAGAATACAATAGTGATTTATTTAGGAATCTATCTACTACTAGTCATGTAGAAGAAGAGCCCTTGTCCTTAAAAAAACAGAAACCTGAGAAATGGGAGCCCTTTCAGAACTCCGAAGAACCGGTTGTGAACGCGGAATCACTCAAAGTGAAGGCTGAGAGTGAATCGGACGACGAGTCCAGTGCGCCCAGCGTCGTGCGTGAGGGTCTGAGGCTGAGATCAGATCTGTATACACCCAGTGATAGCGGGAGCGATTTACACACGATCGAGGAGAGACTCGCCCGAGTGAGGTCACCGTCCGCCAGCAGTGACAGGACAGACGATAGGAACGACGTGAACGATCTCGAAATACCCATAGACGAAGAGAACCCAGATAGGTGCACCGCCTGcggtaaaatatttcagaaccATTTCACACTACGCATGCACTACAGGAACGATCACCTGAAGCTACTCCACCCGTGCGATGTGAGTGGCTGCGACGCCGCCTTCCCCTCGAGGCGGAGTCGCGACAGGCACAGCTTGAATGTAGATCTCCACAGACGACTGCTGTCCACTGGGTCGCCTCAGAACCCAGACCAAAGGCCGGCGTTCGAGGTGAACGCTGaattgttgaataaattatacgcCGACATAAAAGGGCTCGCGTCAACCCTCGAGACCTTGAGATACGGCGAAGAGTCTTCCCAAGTTCCTAGCTATGTCTCCGAGACAATGAAGTTTTATAGTAGAAACTTGACGGCTCTGCAGGCGGGTCTGTTTCCGCAGCTTGATCGAGGTTTTTTTCCGAGCCCCTTTCTGATGAACGGCGCCCCTCAGCCCGGGGGCCTGTATGCCCCGGGAGCTCAGTCGACTCGAGAGTCCCTGTCGCCGCTGTCCGCCTCATCTCCCCCGGTAATATCTCCGGGACGACTGGACGCAGCTCACGCCCGGCCCCGGGATGACGCCAAGCTGCTTTTTCGGGAGACCTCGGAGTCCTTCAAGAAGATGACCTCGCTCTGTGAGCGCCAGGAACAGCTATATCAGCACCACGTTCCTGTATCATGA